In Euphorbia lathyris chromosome 10, ddEupLath1.1, whole genome shotgun sequence, the DNA window gaaaaatataataattttacaTGTTAGACTGGTTTACCAAGTCAACCCACAATTATACGGCAATTTCAAATTAGCCCAAAAATAACTTATTACATGTTTAATAAAGGCTTAATATCCTCTAATATCTTTTAAGTTGGTCCAATACTATAACTGACTTTTCGtatttacatttttaataatttcgAATAAATAACTATTCAAATAGGTTATTTCAGGAGCTTTTTTTGCCCTTTACTTAATGTATCACTAGATTACActagattagttagatgtagcaactgataatttgaaatcttttatttctgatgaatattatgttgaatgtttaaaTAAACTAACTTGaggagttatttgttccaattgagcaattgaaggggttatttgttccaaataagcaagttaaagAGGTTACTTGTTTAAAGTGTAAGTACCAACTTGAGGGGCTGTGAGGGTATTAAGCCATTAATAAAACACTACTATTCACTGGATTCATTTCTTCTACACTATTGCCCCTCTAATTAAATATTAGATTAATCTAATTTTTGTCATCTTTGCaaatcaataatatttttttaataaacattTGTAAtagaatattaattaaatttcttaaTTGAACAAGTCAAATCAATATATATTctcttattatatatatatctttctcACTCTTAACAATAAATTTCCCTCTCTCCAATAATCTCAAAACTTCAATCCATTTCcaagttttatttttcaagatttcaaaaatcaatcaaatatgAAATTCCAACTTTGTGGGTCAAGTTgcttctccttctctaactcaAAATCCACCATTGATACAACTATTTCAGGTAattaaattcatattaattcACTAATCTcactttaattttaattaatatttatatgctTTCTTGTTTTTTACAAGGGCTGAATCGTCATGAAAACTTGATAATATTTTCCTCTCAAGAACTTGAAATCGCCACTCATGGCTTTTCTTCTTCCAACAAGATTGGTGAAGGTGCCTTTGGTTGTGTATATAAGGTAATTCCCGACAATTTTTCGTTATTACGACGGAGTTTTTATTTCGGTGATAGCTTTCTTTTTAAAAGTCGGAACTATCCGAttagtaacaaaaaaaaattatatttaccgATGGAAATTTGACTAAACATACAAATTGCGTTAATGTCGTCAACTCATGAATTTGACATCAACCGAATTACCGATGGATGTTTCTGTCGCTGATTCTTAACccctaaaaaattattatttttactaaatttttgtcCATTAATTATCGGAGTGTGTAGTTTTGGCTAAGCCAATGTTAATGTGTATATATTAAGTAATGGTTTGGGTTTATTTCTTGAAGGGTCGGCTGGCAGATGGATGTTTTGTAGGTGTGAAGAAACTTTCTGTCGATATTGAATCGATGCGTGGTGAGAGAGAGTTCATCTCGGAGTTAGCTGCACTGTCTAATATTAGCCATGAAAATCTAGTTAAGCTTCGAGGATGTTGTGTTGATGGAGCTAATAGATTCTTGGTCTATGAATATATGGAAAACAAAAGCCTCGCGCAAACTTTACTTGGTAAATTtcaaatgttattattatttattattattatttttatcataTCGTTAATTTTTACTATACTTTTAGAATAATACACCACCAATCAAAAGAGAGATACATATCACTTCAGACGAGATAATtagtattaaaaaaataaatatgtataaGTGGAATGTATTTTATGCATTATAGAATTTTTCAATATGTTCTCAAATGTTTCAAAATTTAAGCACGAGTTAACTACTAATGAGTTTACAATTTACCTTGCGGAAAATATACTTAGCCATTTTGCTAGCTTATGACGAGTTAGATATATTTATACGTGACAATATTACACATGACACATATTTCAAGACGAAAATGCATAAAGTATACGTATAGTTGTTTTGCTAGTTTATGAAGAGTTAGATATACTTATAGGTGATGACAATATTACACATGACATATTTCAATCTGAAAACGTAGGTTAGTCTTTTATCAAATATATTCTAGGTCGAAACAGAATTGATATTATAATAACACGCAAAAATTAATAGGTCGTGACGGGCTACTAATAACCTAAAAATGATATTAGTATTTGAAAGTATTACTCTATCATTCTGTATTCTTATACTTCATTCTTAGTAgatataacaaatttatattagatACATGCACACAACATAAATCCGAAACAAAAGTAATGGATTGgtgttttaataaataatttttttggaTGATGGTTGCCTTCTGTCATGTGAAATAACCTCATATGACATCAGTTTATTGGTATGCTATCATCGATCAAGACATCAACACGAATCATTTCCACAAATTGTCAACTCTAATATTGCCGAAACtcgttaaattttaattttccttTTAACTTAAACCTTGGATGGAATTTCATTTCAGGTAAAGAGGaaaaaagggtaaaattaaGTTGGGAAACAAGAAGAGATATTTCAATAGGAGTTGCTAAAGGTCTTGCTTATCTTCATGAGGAGGTACAACCTCACATATTGCATAGAGATATCAAAGCAAGCAACATACTTCTTGATcataattttactcctaaattGGGTGATTTTGGTCTTTCAAGAATATTAAGAGACAACACTTCTCATGTTAGTACGCGTGTTGCCGGGACATTGTACGTATTTTTTGACTTTTTAGTTCGCTTGATTTCTTCCATTTTAAAAGTATCTATATAGTTGCCAGTTAAAAGTAATCTTACCTCTAAcatcataaataatataatagaaCGTGAGCAAAAGTTGGAGATGAGATTCCTTGAAgtttaacaaatttttttttttctttcttaaaaAGAAATTGTTTAGCCAACATGCGATAAGAATCTGATATGGGACCCACATGATAAATGTATACATATGTTACATTAATTTGTTAGTGATAAATAATAACATGATGCATAAATGATGTGGAATAACATGATTCCTACCTTAAAAATGACTCTAttaatgatgtctgaaattgacttaTTTTACTAACGTTGGTTGTTTctcaattatattatttatgatattcaaggtaaaattgcttttgaccgATAACGATAGACGTATTTTTATatgagaaaaatagaaaaataaaccatgtggtttggccgatttacAAAGATAGCCTtcatagtttaaaagtttagaacatGTATGTGCTTTGTGCAGTTTACAAACTTAATCATTCCTTTAAAAATTATTGTTGTGACTATTTACCCCAAAATGCAGCCATTTATTTAGATCAATTAAAAAAACCGACTTTACAATTACCAAAATATAAGGTCTGACTTTGCAAATTAATTAAACCACAAATACTGTTAGACTGAAAAGTTACTCACTTATCATTTAACTGCATATCTCATAAAGCACAAACACCTGATTGCAAACTTATTATAATGACTCTGTATAAATCGATCAAACCATCGATAACTATTTTTCTCCTTTTATATTTTATCCTAAGATAAATGTATGTCATAGAGCTAATTATAAGGTTAATTTGAAGAGGATATCTTGCTCCAGAATACGCAATTAGTGGACAGTTGACACGAAAATCAGATGTTTACGGTTTTGGAGTTGTCCTAATGGAGATTATAAGTGGAAGATCTGCTattgattttgatttacaactcgGTGAACACTATCTTGTTCAAAAGGTAATATTGctccttttttatttatttatttagtcatgTTTATGAGTCCGAGTATCCGTCCCGCTCATCCAAACTGTCTAGGTTTGGATATCGAAAAATGACTTAGACTCAGTCTGCCTAGTCTATTTTACAGTTGGTCAAAATGATGTTAGACTTGATTTGTCTAGTCTCTTTTATAGTTGGTCAAGGTGACCATTCTAATACAAGTTAACCCTTTATTGTAGAGCTTATGACTTATGAACTTCAAACACGGACCGATATATTATTGTAGAACTAATGGaaataatattctaaacaaatttaattttttaattttttatttattttaaaatcatCTAGACAATCGTTAAGTTATGAAAGAGAAAATAATTGTTGGAAGCGTGAAAATTGTGATttttaaactaaaaaatatCGGTTTCATGGAGCATGTGTTTATAAAcaaattttcttaatttttttttttattttgatgtcgtcattaatcattttatggccctgtttgggaattagctgttaggtgttagctgattacattagctgttagctgattacattagctgatttgactagctgtttgtgtagacctgtttggtaaaaattagctaattgataatagcggtttgtgcaaaaagacgaataagggcattaattttggcgcaggaaaAGAGAGAGTCTatttattagggttaaagacgtccattaattttaatattgcaaaacgctaattgaaaaaactccttttaagagctttttctaaattagcgttttaattccaaaactctctccaccaaacactccaattagcggtttcagtggtcaaacctttaaagttggtcaaaaccgctctttttatcccaaaacgctctttaccaaatagGGTTATAATGAAGACAATCCATATAAGGTCAAAGTTGAAAGGTCTTATATGCAATTCACTTTATAAAATGATAATCGTATTTAATTAATCGTGTCAAATGAATTATCTCTTTAAATCGTATTTTCGTGTTGCAGGCATGGGAAGCCTACAAGGAAGAGAAGATTTTAGAGGTAGTGGATCCTAGTCTAAACATGAATTTCCCAGAAAAAGAAGCTCTGAGATTCTTGATTGTTAGCCTTCTGTGCGTGCAAGAGACCGCGAAGCTCCGGCCGAACATGTCAACGGCGGCAAAAATGCTGAGCAATGAAACGGAAGTAATGGGAGATATAGAGATAGGTGAACCAGGACTTCTTTCAGATCTGATGGATATCAGATTGCACCATAAACACATCTCACAAACCTCTTCTTCTAGACCTTCTTCAATCTCCTTTAGCACTGCTAATTTTTTTAGTTGATgccaacattttttttatttttgcagAAATAGATGCATCTTTTTTCTTAATTTGTTCTATATTCTAATGCGAAAAGAGTAGGGTTGTAAATGGTGCGGGATGTGAATGAGACTTCTTCCATTATCCTCGTCTCATTTTAAACGAGGAAAACTTATTTCCATCCCATTTCTGTAGGAATCTCATTCCCAATTATTCAAATTgtaaatgatatattttttttataagaacttgattttttttatgtattacgtaaatataatttaaaagatATTCGTAtacttgataaaaaaaattggtatcGATTATAGGCCTACGTGGTATAAATTATATGAATAATTAGAGTTAAGGGCCAATTTGAAGCTATAAATAaatagggataagtacaaaaaaaatgcctGTGGTATACCGGTTTTGCGAACTGggacctgtggttttttttttacaaactcaGGTCTGTGCTAcacgccgttagcaaacagaggtaaaattgactaacggtgttaaaattcaaagcgaaaagagttaatttggtccttatatttatttattttataaattaacactcctaattatctaattatcacaaataacccccaaaatcaaaaataaatataaaaaataccatcttctcatctctttttaatttttaattttccttcttctttctctctcttcttcctcttcttcttcctctcttctcctttcttcttcttctttttaatttttttttttgacatttcCATTGAAGAACGTCTGGAAGACGTTCTTcaattctggaaattccagactcCAGACGTTGAAGAatgtctggaatttccagacgttctggaaattccagacgttcttcaacgtctggaaattccagacgtgAACGTCTGGTCCAGACGTTCaagtctggaatttccagacgttGAAGAACGTGAACGATGGTAGCGGCATGCGATGACTTCGGAAGCAACAGACAGTCGGTGACGAGGTAGGAGGGTCGAAGAACTCTGGCGACAGTGATTCAAGGTTCTACAGTAGTGGGTCTGTACAATTTTTAggtaatattttataatttttgttcaatttttacaTAAAGTTGAAGACTTTGGCATAGTTATTCGTATTTGAAGCTTGGTTTTCTTTATTGTATGAGGTGAATTTaggatttttaataaaattcttTGAGAATTAGGTGTATATAATTTGCAGAACAATTTCATTTTTAACATTGAAAaaattagaagaagaagaagaagaagaagaagaagaagaagaagaagaagaagaagaagaagaagaagaagaagaagaagaagaagaagaagaagaagaagaagaagaagaagaattaaaaattaaaagagaTGGGAAGatggtatttttgatatttattttttattttggggtttatttgtgataattagataattaggggtgttaatttataaaataaataaacataaggaccaaattaactattttctctttgaattttaacaccgttagtcaattttacatctgtttgctaacggcgtgTAGCACAGACCtgagtttgtaaaaaaaaaaccacaggtccCAGTTCGCAAAACCGGTATACCACagacattttttttgtacttatcccaaATAAATATATCCCACATAACCTAACCCTACACATGACATGTTAGAGAGGCATATAGTTTCTCTCCCCTTAAGCCTATGCCCTTCTATTTCGAACTCTTGTTCTTAGTTCATGAGATCATTTTTACTTCTCCAAATTAACCTTGGTGTACCTGTCACGTGACTGGTAATACGAGATGGTGTTGCGCTATAATTAACTCAACGGGTATAAACACTATAAGAGGTAATCTGATATCTCGTGTATTTATATTAAGATCCTATTCTTAGTGGACGAGTTCTTTCAGTAATACAACATTCTactaaatataaaaaccatCCAAATGTTAAAATAAACATCTAAAAATCTATATAAAATAAATGGGAATAGGGATCCCCATAGAAAGAGAGGTCCTTGTCCCGGTTCCATCCCTGCCTCTTGGAATTTTCCCCCATCCCTATCCTATGGGGGAAATAAATAGAGGATTCTCCATTCCTGTTGCGGACTGATAATCCCCTCTACCTTTCTAATCCCACCTACCCTATTTTTGCCTCTAGGAAATTCACCCTCATATCCCACCCCATGGGAAAAATAAATGGAAATTCTCCATCCTGTTGGGCCCAATCCCTATTGGGGATGGATAATCCTCGACCCATTAATTTGAAACCCTAAAAAAGGTAAAAGAAATTAATAGACATGTACATGGTCGGGTTCAGGTTTAGGTTGAGCCTCA includes these proteins:
- the LOC136209307 gene encoding putative serine/threonine-protein kinase, giving the protein MKFQLCGSSCFSFSNSKSTIDTTISGLNRHENLIIFSSQELEIATHGFSSSNKIGEGAFGCVYKGRLADGCFVGVKKLSVDIESMRGEREFISELAALSNISHENLVKLRGCCVDGANRFLVYEYMENKSLAQTLLGKEEKRVKLSWETRRDISIGVAKGLAYLHEEVQPHILHRDIKASNILLDHNFTPKLGDFGLSRILRDNTSHVSTRVAGTLGYLAPEYAISGQLTRKSDVYGFGVVLMEIISGRSAIDFDLQLGEHYLVQKAWEAYKEEKILEVVDPSLNMNFPEKEALRFLIVSLLCVQETAKLRPNMSTAAKMLSNETEVMGDIEIGEPGLLSDLMDIRLHHKHISQTSSSRPSSISFSTANFFS